One region of Miscanthus floridulus cultivar M001 chromosome 19, ASM1932011v1, whole genome shotgun sequence genomic DNA includes:
- the LOC136528902 gene encoding LOW QUALITY PROTEIN: pectate lyase-like (The sequence of the model RefSeq protein was modified relative to this genomic sequence to represent the inferred CDS: deleted 2 bases in 1 codon) gives MGFGHRATGRLAGRIYVVTDPRDDPNLVVPWKGTLRYAVIQDRPLWITFARDMVINLFKELIVSSDMTIDGRGAQVHVTGAQITLQNVHNVILHNLHIHDAVPRGGGVIRDSKHHSGVRGESDGDGISVMGSSDIWIDHVSMRSCADVLVDGSTAVTISNGHFTKHDHVMLFGASDSAVKDKMMQVTVAFNHFGKGLVQRMPRCRYGFFHVVNNDYTHWLMYAIGGSQNPTIISQGNRFRAVDDRNFKEVTKREYTPYNQYKDWVWKSQDDLFLNGAFFNQSGGRNKRRFDRLDLIQAKGGQYAESLTRYAGALNCRVGKKC, from the exons ATGGGCTTCGGCCACAGGGCCACCGGCAGGCTCGCCGGCAGGATCTACGTGGTGACCGACCCCCGTGACGAC CCCAACTTGGTCGTCCCCTGGAAGGGCACGCTCCGGTACGCCGTCATCCAGGACCGCCCGCTGTGGATCACGTTCGCGCGCGACATGGTGATCAACCTCTTCAAGGAGCTCATCGTCAGCAGCGACATGACCATCGACGGTCGCGGCGCGCAGGTGCACGTCACGGGCGCTCAGATCACGCTGCAGAACGTGCACAACGTGATCCTCCACAACCTCCACATCCACGACGCCGtcccgcgcggcggcggcgtgatCAGGGACTCGAAGCACCACTCGGGGGTCCGCGGGGAGAGCGACGGCGACGGCATCTCCGTGATGGGGTCCAGCGACATCTGGATCGACCACGTGTCCATGCGCAGCTGCGCCGACGTGCTGGTGGACGGCTCCACCGCCGTGACCATCTCCAACGGCCACTTCACCAAGCACGACCACGTGATGCTGTTCGGGGCCAGCGACAGCGCCGTCAAGGACAAGATGATGCAGGTGACCGTGGCGTTCAACCACTTCGGCAAGGGGCTGGTGCAGCGGATGCCGAGGTGCCGCTACGGCTTCTTCCACGTGGTGAACAACGACTACACGCACTGGCTAATGTACGCCATCGGCGGCAGCCAGAACCCCACCATCATCAGCCAGGGGAACCGCTTCCGCGCCGTCGACGACAGGAACTTCAAGGAGGTGACCAAGCGGGAGTACACGCCGTACAACCAGTACAAGGACTGGGTGTGGAAGTCGCAGGACGACCTGTTCCTCAACGGGGCCTTCTTCAACCAGTCCGGCGGCCGGAACAAGCGCCGGTTCGACAGGCTCGACCTCATCCAGGCCAAGGGCGGCCAGTACGCCGAGTCGCTCACCAGGTACGCCGGCGCGCTCAACTGCCGCGTCGGCAAGAAGTGCTAG